The Sphingosinicella humi genome has a window encoding:
- the aroA gene encoding 3-phosphoshikimate 1-carboxyvinyltransferase, translating to MAGDQATATASPALRGTIEVPADKSMSHRALILGALAKGTTSISGLLEGQDVLDTAAAVRAFGATAERCAPGEWRVTGGAWRSPPTAIDCGNSGTGVRLLMGAAAGFDLEAVFTGDRSLTRRPMDRVLAPLRTMGAEVEASEGGRLPVRLRGGRLCGIHFRNDKASAQIKSAILLAGLRSEAAVEVLEPAPSRDHSENMLRAFGCDVEVEETADGRLVRLGRQRSLTAATLQIPGDPSSAAFPLVAALISPGSNLTVRSVMVNPLRAGLFTTLAEMGADLRFLDQRSMSGEAVADIAVRSSPLRGVEVPAERAPSMIDEYPILAIAAAFARGRTVMHGIGELRVKESDRLAAILAGLAACGIEAWEEGDTLIVDGLGGPPVGGAKVLAHDDHRIAMSFLVMGLASERAISVDSANMIDTSFPGFARTMGSIGARIA from the coding sequence ATGGCCGGCGACCAGGCTACCGCCACGGCGTCGCCCGCCCTTCGCGGCACGATCGAGGTGCCGGCGGACAAGTCCATGTCCCACCGCGCCCTTATCCTCGGCGCGCTGGCGAAGGGCACGACGAGCATCTCCGGCCTTCTCGAAGGCCAGGATGTGCTCGACACGGCCGCCGCCGTGCGGGCGTTCGGCGCCACCGCCGAACGCTGCGCCCCCGGCGAATGGCGAGTCACCGGCGGCGCCTGGCGCTCGCCGCCAACAGCGATCGATTGCGGCAATTCGGGAACGGGCGTGCGTCTGCTGATGGGCGCCGCCGCGGGCTTCGACCTCGAAGCGGTCTTCACCGGCGACCGCTCCCTCACCCGGCGCCCGATGGACCGGGTGCTCGCCCCACTCCGGACGATGGGTGCCGAAGTCGAGGCGAGCGAGGGGGGGCGCCTCCCCGTACGGCTTCGCGGCGGGAGGCTTTGCGGCATCCATTTCCGGAACGACAAGGCTTCGGCGCAGATCAAGTCCGCCATCCTGCTCGCCGGCCTCCGGTCCGAGGCTGCGGTCGAGGTCCTCGAGCCCGCCCCGAGCCGCGACCATAGCGAAAACATGCTCCGCGCCTTCGGGTGCGACGTCGAGGTCGAAGAGACGGCGGACGGCCGCCTCGTCCGTCTCGGCCGCCAGCGTTCGCTCACCGCCGCCACCCTCCAAATACCCGGCGACCCTTCCTCCGCCGCTTTCCCGCTCGTCGCCGCGCTCATCTCGCCGGGCTCGAACCTCACCGTCCGCTCGGTCATGGTCAACCCGCTTCGCGCCGGCCTGTTCACGACGCTGGCCGAGATGGGAGCCGACCTCCGCTTCCTCGATCAGCGCTCTATGTCGGGCGAAGCGGTTGCGGACATCGCCGTCCGCTCCAGTCCGCTTCGCGGCGTCGAGGTGCCCGCAGAGCGCGCGCCTTCCATGATCGACGAATATCCGATCCTCGCCATCGCCGCCGCCTTCGCGCGCGGCCGGACCGTGATGCACGGCATCGGCGAACTCCGGGTGAAGGAGAGCGACCGCCTCGCTGCCATCCTCGCCGGCCTCGCCGCTTGCGGGATCGAGGCCTGGGAAGAAGGCGACACGCTCATCGTCGATGGCCTTGGCGGCCCGCCCGTCGGTGGCGCCAAGGTGCTCGCCCATGACGACCACCGCATCGCCATGAGCTTCCTCGTCATGGGCCTCGCCAGCGAACGCGCCATCTCCGTGGATTCGGCCAACATGATAGATACCAGCTTCCCCGGCTTCGCTCGGACCATGGGTTCTATCGGGGCTCGCATCGCATGA
- a CDS encoding prephenate dehydratase domain-containing protein: MSRPTVAYQGLPGAFSHEACLAFLPAFWPIAKPSFAAVAAAVEAGEADLGILPIENSSAGPVEEAHRVLAQSPLATVSEHSLPIRLHLLSLPGARLEAIIRAISHPMALAQCAETLRSLKLATAAAANTAIAAEKLATGTDLQTAVLASSAAARTYGLAILRRDVHDRPDNATRFRVVGRPGDSA, translated from the coding sequence ATGAGCCGTCCAACTGTCGCCTATCAGGGGCTGCCCGGCGCCTTCAGCCACGAGGCTTGCCTCGCCTTTTTGCCCGCCTTTTGGCCCATCGCGAAACCCAGCTTCGCCGCCGTAGCCGCTGCAGTGGAGGCCGGCGAAGCTGATCTCGGTATTCTTCCCATCGAAAACAGCAGCGCCGGCCCGGTTGAGGAAGCGCATCGCGTCTTGGCCCAGAGCCCTCTCGCCACCGTTTCGGAACACTCGCTTCCCATCCGCCTCCATCTTCTATCCCTTCCCGGAGCCCGGCTGGAGGCGATTATCCGAGCGATCAGCCACCCGATGGCGCTCGCCCAATGCGCCGAGACGCTGCGCTCGCTGAAGCTCGCGACCGCCGCCGCCGCCAACACGGCCATCGCGGCGGAAAAGCTGGCGACCGGAACCGACCTTCAAACCGCGGTGCTCGCCTCCTCGGCGGCGGCCAGGACCTATGGTCTGGCGATCTTGCGCCGGGATGTGCATGACCGTCCCGACAACGCCACCCGATTTCGGGTCGTCGGTCGGCCGGGAGACAGTGCATGA
- the aroC gene encoding chorismate synthase: MSYNMFGRALRFMTWGESHGPAIGAIVDGCPPGLELSESDIQPWLDRRRPGASRFTTQRREPDQVRILSGLFEGRTTGTPISLAIDNVDQRSKDYGEIAAAYRPGHADYAYDAKYGLRDWRGGGRSSARETASRVAAGAVARLIVPEVTIRAYVVEIGGDAIDRSAFDDSAIEANPFFCPDPAAAERWEKLIDDVRKAGSSVGAVVECVATGVPPGWGAPVYAKLDSELAAACMSINAVKGVEIGDGFAAARARGEDNADPMRAGPAFLANHAGGIAGGISTGQPVVVRVAFKPTSSILTPVPTIDRTGAETEISTKGRHDPCVGIRGAPVVEAMMAFVLADQKLLHRAQCG, translated from the coding sequence ATGAGCTACAACATGTTCGGCCGCGCCCTGCGCTTCATGACCTGGGGCGAGAGCCACGGGCCAGCCATCGGCGCGATTGTCGACGGCTGCCCCCCGGGGCTCGAGCTGTCCGAGTCCGACATCCAGCCCTGGCTCGACCGGCGGCGCCCCGGCGCCTCGCGCTTCACCACCCAGCGCCGCGAGCCCGACCAGGTCCGTATCCTCTCCGGCCTGTTCGAGGGCCGCACGACCGGCACGCCGATCAGCCTCGCAATCGACAATGTCGACCAGCGTTCCAAGGATTATGGCGAGATCGCCGCCGCCTATCGTCCGGGCCATGCCGACTATGCCTATGACGCCAAATACGGGCTGCGCGACTGGCGCGGCGGCGGGCGCAGCTCGGCGCGGGAAACCGCCTCGCGCGTCGCGGCCGGAGCGGTCGCGCGGCTCATCGTCCCCGAGGTCACGATCCGCGCCTATGTCGTCGAGATCGGCGGGGACGCGATCGACCGTTCCGCCTTCGATGACTCCGCCATCGAGGCCAACCCCTTCTTCTGTCCCGACCCGGCCGCCGCCGAGCGCTGGGAAAAGCTCATCGACGATGTCCGCAAGGCGGGATCCTCGGTCGGCGCCGTGGTCGAATGCGTTGCCACCGGCGTTCCTCCCGGTTGGGGCGCCCCCGTCTATGCCAAGCTCGACAGCGAGCTGGCCGCCGCCTGCATGTCGATCAATGCGGTGAAGGGTGTGGAGATCGGCGACGGCTTCGCGGCGGCGCGGGCCCGCGGCGAAGACAATGCCGATCCGATGCGTGCCGGCCCCGCCTTCCTCGCCAATCATGCGGGGGGAATAGCGGGCGGGATTTCGACCGGGCAGCCGGTGGTCGTCCGCGTCGCGTTCAAACCGACGAGCTCGATCCTGACTCCCGTGCCCACGATCGACCGGACGGGCGCGGAAACGGAGATCAGCACCAAGGGTCGCCACGATCCCTGCGTAGGCATCCGCGGCGCGCCGGTCGTCGAGGCGATGATGGCGTTCGTCCTGGCCGACCAGAAGCTCCTCCACCGGGCTCAGTGCGGATGA